TAGGAACATGTTTTGCATTAGCAGTAGTTGCTAGTTTAACAATGGAAGGTAGCAAACTTATAAAGAAAAATTAATAATAAATTATAATACATTAGTATATAAAAAGAGTATGTAGATTTGTTTAAATTCAAATTTACACACTCTTTTTTAGTTTAAAGAAATTGTATTATATCAATAACTATTGATAAATTATAAAATACAGTTATATAAACCTAATAACCTAGATTGTACGTTGGAGATTCTAAAACTGTTCTATGCTCGTTGAATAGATTTAAGGACTTACCACAATCAAATAGAGTTCCAGATAGCCACCAACAATCACCAGCTAATACATTGACCATCGGACCATTTAATGGTCTTCCATATATATTACCATCAGTTACAATAGATGCATTTAACCCTAACATATCCGCAACAAGTAACTTAACTTGGCAATTACTTTCTGAGCTCCTTACCCCTCTGAATATAGTATCATATGCAGAAAAAGCTTTTGAATCGTACTTAGAATTAGGGATATTTCTAAAGATATGAGATATAGTACTATTATACATTTCTAATAGTTCTGCCTCTTCTGTGCTTAATATAGCTGCCTCTTCTTTATTTTTTGACTCTAAGAAATTTAAAAACATAAAAGCATGACTGCTACTCCAGTCACCAAATGTTTCTTTTTTATTATTAGCTTCTGGTCTAGTATATATATAGTTATCAACATAGTCTGCACTTTGTCGACCTTTTGTTAAATAAGTTTGTAAGTAAACCCAATTAGGTTCTGATCTAAAATTAATAGTTTTTAAATTATCCTTTACAAATTTAACTACCATATCATATTCTTCTTGTGTAACACACCCATATGTATGCATGCCTCTAGTTGGATCACCATATTTTGCATATATTGTCCCTTGAATTTTGTTGTCCGGTGAACAAACAGCATTACGGTATCCTTTAGCGCCA
Above is a genomic segment from Romboutsia lituseburensis containing:
- a CDS encoding S-layer homology domain-containing protein, whose amino-acid sequence is MKLKKYTVSTLTLILISSNLITANAQSLSDIDNHWAQSTIEKFVNQGYISGYKDETFKPNQNMTRAEFVTILNNVFGLTNKSNKVFNDTKEHWAKESIDIAVTNGVCEGISKTKFNPNGQITREETAAMLANYKKISDYALDKINTFNDKNNISNWAKASVEGVIENGYMGGYPDKTFKPKKSITRAEAVVTLNNVVNPNTTTPKPQPMPVDDMKLPTITYAKEQNVAVTGRGGAKGYRNAVCSPDNKIQGTIYAKYGDPTRGMHTYGCVTQEEYDMVVKFVKDNLKTINFRSEPNWVYLQTYLTKGRQSADYVDNYIYTRPEANNKKETFGDWSSSHAFMFLNFLESKNKEEAAILSTEEAELLEMYNSTISHIFRNIPNSKYDSKAFSAYDTIFRGVRSSESNCQVKLLVADMLGLNASIVTDGNIYGRPLNGPMVNVLAGDCWWLSGTLFDCGKSLNLFNEHRTVLESPTYNLGY